Proteins encoded by one window of Vigna radiata var. radiata cultivar VC1973A chromosome 5, Vradiata_ver6, whole genome shotgun sequence:
- the LOC106761191 gene encoding RNA-binding protein 38 translates to MSETASLHAQTRTPISSLEAMAHHHPHYRSPFGDTTFTKLFVGGLAWETPTEEMRKYFQQFGDILEAVIITDKNTGKSKGYGFVTFCDQESARRACADPNPIIDGRRANCNIASLGRTRPSPPRGRNIVQGGGGTTVQSVPGAGAPPSLPPAPAVLYPPYGYAAYTPDYGYHHQATLYNPQIQQPQYYQQVYGASSSTMSTPYYYGYSVQAPRNTFSSPQANRLSPGPSYLYYPTPVEVSFSAYRPLQSPVTQNFPSPTDSQSQQRISSETAATSESSNTQGKN, encoded by the exons ATGAGTGAGACAGCCAGTCTTCATGCACAGACAAGGACACCCATTTCTTCTCTTGAAGCCATGGCTCATCACCACCCTCATTATCGATCACCCTTCGGAGACACTACCTTCACCAAACTCTTCGTCGGAGGACTAGCCTGGGAGACTCCCACCGAAGAAATGCGCAAATATTTCCAACAGTTCGGTGACATTCTTGAAGCTGTCATAATCACTGACAAGAACACCGGAAAATCCAAAGGCTACGGTTTC GTAACATTCTGCGACCAAGAATCAGCAAGAAGAGCATGTGCTGATCCAAATCCAATAATAGATGGCAGAAGAGCAAATTGTAATATTGCTTCTCTGGGAAGGACTCGACCTTCACCACCTCGAG GGAGGAATATAGTTCAAGGTGGAGGAGGAACAACAGTACAGAGTGTTCCGGGAGCGGGAGCGCCGCCGTCGCTGCCGCCAGCACCTGCTGTTCTGTATCCGCCATATGG CTACGCAGCCTACACTCCTGATTATGGATACCACCACCAA GCCACATTGTACAACCCACAGATTCAGCAACCACAATACTATCAACAAGTATACGGAGCATCATCTTCCACCATGAGCACCCCGTATTACTATGGTTACTCTGTGCAAGCACCAAGAAACACATTTTCCTCACCCCAGGCAAATCGCCTATCACCTGGACCATCCTATCTGTACTATCCTACACCCGTGGAAGTCTCATTCTCTGCATATCGCCCACTCCAATCACCAGTGACCCAAAACTTTCCTTCTCCAACTG ATTCACAGAGTCAGCAGCGTATCTCCTCTGAAACAGCAGCCACTTCAGAAAGTTCAAATACCCAAGGGAAgaactaa
- the LOC106760815 gene encoding protein EXORDIUM translates to MSTFFSFLPLFFLISLFHLSLAARNLNDQSQLLRYHNGPLLYGKIAVNLIWYGRFKPSQKAIIADFVTSLSSPVTPNNQPSVTTWWKTTEKYYHLSPKKAASLSLSLGDQILDETYSLGKSLTTKHLVQLASKGGQRNAINVVFTSADVAVEGFCMSRCGTHGSAASAGHVKGGKNYKFAYIWVGNSETQCPGQCAWPFHQPIYGPQNPPLIAPNNDVGVDGMVINFASLLAGTATNPFGNGYFQGPAGAPLEAASACPGVYGKGAYPGYAGDLLVDPTTGASYNVNGANARKYLVPALYDPSTSSCSTPV, encoded by the coding sequence ATGTCCACATTCTTCTCTTTCcttcctctcttcttccttatctctCTCTTTCACCTTTCCTTAGCGGCTAGGAACCTCAACGACCAGTCTCAGCTCCTCCGTTACCACAATGGTCCTTTGCTCTATGGCAAAATCGCCGTCAACCTCATCTGGTATGGCCGCTTCAAACCCTCTCAAAAAGCCATAATAGCTGATTTCGTTACCTCCCTCTCATCACCGGTTACTCCAAACAACCAACCATCTGTTACCACGTGGTGGAAAACCACCGAGAAGTACTACCACCTGAGCCCCAAGAAGGCTGCTTCTCTCTCCTTATCGCTTGGTGATCAGATCCTCGACGAAACTTACTCGCTGGGAAAGTCACTGACAACCAAACATCTTGTCCAGCTGGCTTCCAAAGGGGGGCAGAGGAACGCCATCAACGTTGTCTTCACATCCGCTGACGTGGCGGTTGAAGGTTTCTGTATGAGCCGATGTGGCACTCACGGGTCTGCCGCTTCCGCGGGTCACGTGAAGGGTGGTAAGAACTATAAGTTCGCTTACATATGGGTCGGAAACTCCGAAACTCAATGCCCGGGTCAATGCGCGTGGCCCTTCCACCAGCCAATTTATGGACCTCAGAACCCACCTTTGATTGCTCCCAACAACGATGTGGGAGTTGACGGTATGGTCATCAACTTCGCTAGCCTCCTGGCTGGAACCGCCACCAACCCTTTCGGAAATGGCTACTTCCAGGGTCCGGCAGGTGCCCCGCTCGAAGCTGCGTCTGCGTGTCCTGGTGTTTACGGTAAAGGTGCCTACCCTGGCTACGCCGGGGACTTGCTGGTTGATCCTACAACCGGTGCCAGCTACAATGTGAATGGTGCTAATGCGAGGAAGTATCTTGTTCCTGCTCTGTATGATCCTTCAACATCCTCTTGTTCAACTCCCGTGTGA
- the LOC106759709 gene encoding F-box protein FBW2 — protein MEEAFEFRSWAELIPDALGVIFTNLSLQDRVTVIPRVCKSWANAVTGPYCWQEIDIKDWSSRCQPDQLDRLLEMLITRSCGSLRKLSVSGLQTESIFTFIAENACSLQTLRLPRSSMSDAIVEQIAGRLSMISFLDVSYCIKIGPYALEMIGKNCKLLEGLCRNMHPLDTAGKPYQDDEAYAISSTMPKLKHLEMAYHLISTSGVLQILANCPKLEFLDQRGCWGVTLDNMFLKQKFPKLKVLGPFVLDTYESDGWDDFSDVSDASEYLAWDFVAGGMGEYYVDDSDSYDGMWDDEGRLDELQFGFYEGIEDAGMYWPPSP, from the exons ATGGAAGAAGCGTTTGAATTTCGAAGTTGGGCAGAATTGATTCCTGATGCCCTAGGGGTAATCTTCACCAATCTTTCTCTCCAGGACAGGGTGACGGTGATCCCCAGAGTGTGTAAATCATGGGCTAATGCAGTAACTGGACCCTACTGCTGGCAAGAGATAGACATTAAGGATTGGAGCAGCCGATGCCAGCCCGACCAACTCGATCGGCTACTTGAGATGCTTATCACAAGAAGTTGTGGATCCCTCCGCAAACTCAGTGTTTCTGGTCTCCAAACTGAAAgcatcttcactttcattgctGAAAA TGCCTGTTCCCTCCAGACTTTGCGGCTGCCAAGGAGCAGTATGAGTGATGCCATTGTGGAACAGATTGCTGGGAGGCTTTCTATGATTTCGTTCTTGGATGTGAGCTACTGTATTAAAATTGGCCCCTATGCACTTGAGATGATTGGCAAGAACTGCAAACTGCTAGAAGGGTTGTGTCGAAACATGCATCCGCTGGATACTGCAGGCAAGCCTTATCAAGATGATGAAGCATATGCAATTTCCTCCACAATGCCTAAGCTCAAACATCTAGAAATGGCCTATCATCTTATCAGCACTTCAGGTGTCCTCCAAATACTTGCAAACTGCCCAAAGCTTGAATTTTTGGATCAAAGGGGATGTTGGGGCGTGACATTGGACAACATGTTCTTGAAGCAGAAATTCCCAAAACTGAAGGTTTTGGGGCCTTTTGTTCTTGACACTTACGAGAGTGATGGATGGGATGATTTCTCAGATGTGTCAGATGCTTCCGAGTACTTGGCTTGGGACTTTGTGGCTGGTGGCATGGGTGAATACTATGTTGATGATAGTGACAGTTATGATGGAATGTGGGATGATGAAGGCAGGCTAGATGAGCTTCAGTTTGGGTTTTATGAAGGGATAGAAGATGCAGGAATGTATTGGCCTCCATCTCCATAA